A window from Drosophila kikkawai strain 14028-0561.14 chromosome 2L, DkikHiC1v2, whole genome shotgun sequence encodes these proteins:
- the tai gene encoding neurogenic protein mastermind isoform X1 produces the protein MSIAAAENAGLSPSDLPDHWASGTSNPATSTSSTGGSGSNISHFSSNNSSGSSSSSSSTSGGSSSSGNSKYNNSGNISVCNLPRSSPAAATAAVTLSSAAGGVGSHLLSGGLHHGLAPGTHPLQRATAASGGGGAGAGGVAGASTAAALTALQQQQQQQQLAYQEHQHQQQQQQQLGNLGSLQQHHSIHNKAAAAAAQTVNIAAALQRSAIMNAVASPISANSANSATSGRKIRRKTDSKVNLPQSQINKCNNEKRRREAENGYIEQLSEILTLNKRGDMTSTKPDKAAILNQVVRTYREICDKGQNRDISSTSTNNNNSTTTTNNNNTNNSNNNNNNNNSNNSNSNNKPQATSTRCSRCATDNCSIHPVQQGEVSSTEPPLPEPSLLLGQVPEISAYFEALEHYISGVGWVLLQVNANGIIESCTQNIRELIGYEKQELYHQPLYMYLYKGDHAKLEPIINNMYSNPNGGSSSSSSGNSAAGGSGVGGPGPSVNVWGDLDELNNGNASQQSAGSNSNSGGGGGAGGAAVGKSKRSISTKVRMLVKDTRTATQTSSSSNCEDQKPLRQSGQQDKYEEVVLIAAPVKDDADASSSVLCLITRPEDESPLEINIQQHVQQQPIEQMTFKLDIHGKILDLDHTALREPFKQHLQTWVGRLWQDLCHPHDLSTLKSHLRDIQDSASAHSPGAGAGSHMVSRPFRLRLGAPDVYVHVKASSRLFLNQTPGEGDFIMSVQTLLNSENDMNSNNTGTGSGNGGGLGLGQLCAMSPGPSLASSLLSNLSMDGLHGVTGPGSGGSSSSPAAVTGMLPTHLLGGLVGGGQQGGGGNSTQTTSVGGPLMSSAIINGSGLQQQQQQQQQQQRSGASSSASALVNAFTASPAPGEHSFYGSDTFEFDIAEHSSFGIDPSGGVGAWTDSRPNSRASVATPVSTPRPPSGHGFSPAVCASPATPYQLSSHSAASLPSPQSNASAGGNYGFNFHSFEAVDVKPEKDVQQQQGGSNNSSGSSSNNALIGGGLPNGVGGLLLSQQQQQQQTPPQQQQQQESSERLRHLLTKSQSMAGSLGGGLGDEEKYLKPEGSDEEKLGGGSFKMGGQPGGLGMFGPMGPMGRGGPNSSSMLHKAGNSQNPMLLKLLNEKTEDDDGNGGGGSGSMNNSRQSELMRQLKNPDMHRGNAGGNMSTEDLKAMLKIQSDPSQSRKRSFNEPDDDPSAKRSEDKPSKLCTQNKMLAQLLQNPPKTPKAPNPEQPLQVKTLPDITSSSNTLAAPGNLISAGSTGPKAAANRNRKQQQQQQQQQQQQQQQAASNPSQQPNDVYLSQQQQQQLQPPQLPFQQQQLATTATTSITTAASTSAAAAAAAAAAAAALMGDGDSELSKLLDSVMEYYPDDTPIVTSAPSEASAISDIQKSLMLDVESAAFGNDLSQQLMMSQQQQHQHQQHQQQQFLALQQRQQQHLQQQPPAYPGMLSLQQQQQQQQQNQHMMQRLEAIRNQNNQGFQRPPPMYPARGRGPMNAVATPGGVVLPAQQQIRNMRQQQQLAAAQQKERLLQQQQKQQLLVPENATGMNAGLNNIGSLLNTTVAPNVSLSRTNLPSDAQLSPNFAQTLMQQQLSPGRSTPYSPQPNQGYAPQFSQPGQRLSPQQQQQLNQQQQQQQNNAQQQQLAYQQQQQQQQVGDGVRSNTPFGSNSGMQSPGMQNSPQQWGAGGGGGGGGGGGGPGGSAGRTLQQHNPMLIAQLQGVSPYNARQYQQNQRRGLNSPGAVGPVGGNPAAAAAAALQRQNSFQGQGGGGATTPDGFGGPQSPYGGNNVNVFQLQRLQRQGSVPQATQHLPGSPRFGSSPGISSSSNNHTDSSAAAGNQQQQQQHQQQQHQQQQQLMNGLSMSPHPHPHPAMMGVGGMGSGGGNGIIGLGGGGGGNYGGGYGQSQPQQQQQQANDFYGRVQTAGNGGAGVAGGSANSEFVKQELRAVVSVRAQQAAAAATGGAGVGGGVVQRGQTPQSPLQQGPGIGGGGGVVGGVANSTNAMGNLTPTGSGNVSNNSMLNTPPDPTMGFSFETPDFFTSSATR, from the exons GCTTAGCCCAAGTGACTTACCAGATCATTGGGCCTCAGGGACATCAAATCCAGCAACCTCAACCAGCAGCACTGGTGGTagcggcagcaacatcagccatttcagcagcaacaacagcagcggtagcagcagcagtagcagcagcaccagcgggggcagcagcagtagtGGCAACAGCAAATacaacaacagcggcaacaTATCGGTCTGCAATCTGCCGCGTTCATCGCCGGCCGCTGCCACAGCAGCCGTTACTTTGTCATCGGCCGCCGGCGGCGTTGGCAGCCACTTGCTGAGCGGCGGACTGCATCACGGACTGGCGCCCGGCACGCATCCGTTGCAGCGCGCGACGGCAGCGAGCGGAGGCGGCGGGGCTGGTgctgggggcgtggcaggcgCCTCAACAGCAGCGGCACTTACGgccctccagcagcagcagcagcagcaacaactggcCTACCAGGAAcaccaacaccagcagcagcagcagcagcaactgggcAACCTCGGGTCGCTGCAACAACACCATTCGATTCACAACAAGGCAGCGGCCGCTGCCGCACAAACTGTGAACATTGCAGCCGCGCTGCAGCGATCGGCCATTATGAATGCGGTGGCATCGCCGATCTCAGCCAACTCTGCCAACTCAGCGACGTCTGGCCGGAAGATACGCCGCAAGACGGATTCAAAGGTCAATCTG CCTCAATCACAAATCAACAAATGCAACAATGAGAAGCGACGTCGCGAGGCGGAGAATGGCTACATCGAGCAGTTGTCGGAGATATTGACGCTGAACAAGCGCGGGGATATGACCTCAACGAAACCGGACAAGGCGGCTATACTAAACCAAGTGGTTCGAACG TATCGTGAGATTTGTGACAAGGGCCAAAACCGTGATATATCCTCAACGTCGACGAACAATAACAACTCCACGACAAcgaccaacaacaacaatacgaataacagcaacaataacaataataataacaatagcaacaacagcaacagtaacAACAAACCGCAAGCAACCTCAACACGCTGCAGCCGCTGTGCCACGGACAACTGCTCGATCCATCCGGTGCAGCAGGGCGAGGTATCGTCCACTGAACCACCTCTTCCGGAGCCATCGCTGTTGCTTGGCCAGGTGCCCGAGATATCGGCATACTTCGAGGCACTCGAGCATTACATCAGCGGCGTCGGCTGGGTGCTGCTCCAGGTGAACGCCAACGGCATCATTGAGTCCTGCACGCAGAATATCCGCGAGCTGATCGGCTATGAGAAGCAAGAGCTGTACCACCAGCCGCTCTACATGTACCTCTATAAGGGGGATCACGCCAAGCTAGAGCCGATCATCAACAACATGTACAGCAATCCCAATGGCGGCAGCAGTAGCTCCTCCTCGGGCAACTCTGCAGCAGGTGGCAGTGGCGTGGGCGGACCAGGTCCGAGTGTCAACGTTTGGGGCGATCTCGATGAGCTGAACAATGGCAATGCGTCGCAACAGTCGGCGGGCTCCAATTCAAATtccggcggaggaggaggagctggtggCGCTGCGGTGGGTAAGTCAAAGCGCAGCATCTCCACCAAGGTGCGCATGCTAGTCAAGGACACGCGCACGGCCACCCaaacgtcgtcgtcgtcgaacTGCGAGGATCAGAAGCCGCTGCGGCAGTCCGGACAGCAGGACAAGTACGAAGAGGTGGTCCTTATAGCGGCCCCTGTCAAGG ATGATGCGGACGCCAGCAGCTCTGTGCTGTGCCTGATCACCCGCCCGGAGGACGAGTCGCCGCTGGAGATCAACATTCAGCAGCATGTCCAGCAGCAGCCCATCGAGCAGATGACCTTCAAGCTGGACATTCACGGCAAAATACTCGACCTCGATCACACGGCGCTGCGGGAGCCCTTCAAGCAGCACCTGCAGACGTGGGTGGGGCGACTCTGGCAGGATCTGTGTCACCCGCACGACCTCTCCACGCTCAAGTCGCATCTGCGTGACATCCAGGACTCGGCCAGTGCCCATTCGCCGGGCGCGGGAGCTGGCTCCCATATGGTTTCGCGTCCATTTCGGCTGCGATTGGGAGCGCCTGACGTCTACGTCCATGTGAAGGCCAGTTCAAGACTGTTCCTCAACCAGACGCCCGGCGAGGGTGACTTCATAATGTCCGTTCAGACGCTGCTTAACTCGGAGAACGACATGAACAGCAACAATACGGGGACGGGCAGCGGTAACGGCGGCGGACTGGGTTTGGGCCAGCTTTGCGCCATGTCGCCGGGTCCCTCGCTGGCCAGCTCGCTGCTCAGCAACCTGTCGATGGACGGCCTCCATGGAGTGACGGGCCCCGGGTCGGGGGGCTCCTCGTCTTCGCCGGCGGCGGTCACTGGCATGCTGCCCACCCATCTGCTGGGCGGACTGGTGGGCGGCGGACAGCAAGGCGGCGGCGGTAACAGCACACAGACCACGAGCGTAGGCGGTCCGTTGATGAGCAGCGCGATCATCAACGGCAGTGgtcttcagcagcagcagcagcagcaacagcagcagcagcgatccGGAGCCAGTTCGTCGGCCAGTGCGCTGGTAAACGCATTCACCGCCTCGCCGGCACCCGGAGAGCACAGCTTCTATGGCAGCGACACCTTCGAATTCGACATTGCAGAACATTCCTCTTTCGGCATAGATCCCAGCGGCGGGGTGGGAGCCTGGACAGATTCGCGGCCAAATTCGCGGGCCTCGGTGGCCACTCCAGTTAGCACGCCGCGTCCTCCCTCTGGGCACGGCTTTAGTCCGGCTGTGTGCGCCTCGCCAGCCACGCCCTATCAGCTCTCCTCGCACTCCGCCGCCAGCCTGCCGTCGCCGCAGTCGAATGCCAGCGCCGGCGGGAACTATGGTTTCAACTTCCATTCCTTCGAGGCGGTCGATGTGAAGCCCGAGAAGGatgtccagcagcagcagggcggcagcaacaacagcagcgggagcagcagcaacaatgctTTAATAGGCGGTGGCCTGCCCAATGGAGTAGGAGGATTGCTCCtctcccagcagcagcagcagcagcagacgccgccccagcagcagcaacaacaggagTCCTCAGAACGACTGCGTCACCTGCTGACCAAGTCGCAGAGCATGGCAGGCAGTCTTGGAGGTGGTCTCGGCGATGAAGAGAAG TACTTGAAGCCGGAGGGCAGTGACGAGGAGAAgctcggcggcggcagctTTAAGATGGGCGGCCAGCCTGGAGGCCTGGGAATGTTTGGACCCATGGGCCCGATGGGTCGTGGAGGCCCCAACTCCAGTTCCATGCTGCACAAGGCCGGCAATTCGCAGAATCCCATGTTGCTCAAG CTGCTCAACGAGAAGACcgaggacgacgacggcaACGGTGGCGGTGGCTCTGGCTCTATGAACAACTCCCGCCAGAGCGAGCTGATGCGACAGCTGAAGAATCCCGACATGCATCGGGGCAATGCCGGCGGCAACATGAGCACCGAGGACCTCAAGGCCATGCTCAAGATCCAGAGCGATCCGTCGCAGAGTCGCAAGCGTTCGTTCAACGAGCCGGACGACGATCCTTCCGCCAAGCGTTCAGAGGACAAGCCCAGCAAGCTGTGCACGCAGAACAAGATGCTGGCCCAGCTGCTGCAGAATCCGCCAAAGACACCCAAAGCACCCAATCCGGAGCAGCCGTTGCAGGTGAAGACGCTGCCGGATATCACCAGCTCCAGCAACACTCTGGCCGCTCCTGGCAACCTCATAAGCGCCGGAAGCACCGGACCCAAGGCGGCGGCCAATCGCAAccgcaagcagcagcagcaacagcaacaacagcagcagcagcagcaacagcaggccgCCAGCAATCCTTCCCAGCAGCCAAACGATGTCTAcctcagccagcagcagcagcagcagctccagccgCCGCAACTGCCCTtccaacaacagcaactggCGACCACAGCAACTACCTCAATTACCACAGCGGCCTCCACTtcggctgcggcggctgcagctgcggcagcggcagcggctgccCTCATGGGCGACGGCGACTCGGAGTTGTCCAAGCTGCTGGACAGCGTCATGGAGTACTATCCCGATGACACGCCCATCGTGACCAGCGCCCCCTCGGAGGCCTCGGCCATTAGCGATATCCAAAAATCGCTGATGCTAGATGTCGAGTCGGCCGCTTTTGGCAACGATCTGAGCCAGCAACTGATGatgagccagcagcagcagcaccagcaccagcaacaccagcagcaacagttctTGGCCctgcagcagcgccagcagcagcatctccaACAGCAGCCACCCGCCTATCCGGGCATGCTTagtctgcagcagcagcagcagcagcaacagcagaacCAGCACATGATGCAGAGACTGGAGGCCATACGGAATCAGAACAACCAGGGATTCCAGCGACCGCCACCGATGTATCCAGCACGCGGACGGGGACCCATGAATGCGGTGGCCACTCCCGGGGGAGTGGTATTGCCGGCCCAGCAGCAGATTCGCAACatgcgccagcagcagcagctggcggCAGCCCAGCAAAAAGAGCgactgctgcagcagcagcagaagcagcagctgctcgTCCCGGAGAATGCCA CTGGCATGAATGCGGGCCTGAACAACATTGGCTCGCTGCTCAATACCACGGTGGCTCCCAATGTGTCCCTATCTCGCACCAACCTGCCCTCGGACGCCCAGCTCAGCCCGAACTTTGCTCAGACGCtgatgcagcagcaactcAGTCCGGGTCGCAGCACGCCCTACAGTCCTCAGCCCAACCAAG GCTATGCCCCACAGTTTTCGCAGCCTGGACAGCGCTTGtctccgcagcagcagcagcagctcaatcagcagcaacagcagcagcagaacaatgcccagcagcagcaactcgcctaccagcaacagcagcagcagcaacaggtggGCGATGGTGTACGTTCCAACACGCCTTTCGGCTCCAACTCGGGAATGCAGTCGCCGGGCATGCAGAACAGTCCTCAGCAATGGGGAgctggcggtggcggcggtggcggaggaggaggagggggacCTGGTGGCAGTGCTGGAAGGACACTGCAGCAGCACAATCCCATGCTCATTGCACAGTTGCAG GGCGTGAGTCCGTACAATGCGCGTCAATACCAACAGAACCAGAGACGCGGCCTGAATTCCCCAGGAGCCGTTGGACCCGTTGGCGGCAAtccggcggcagcagcagcggcagccctCCAGCGCCAGAACTCGTTCCAGGGGCAAGGCGGTGGCGGGGCCACAACGCCGGATGGCTTTGGAGGTCCTCAGTCCCCTTACGGCGGCAACAACGTCAATGTGTTCCAGCTGCAGCGACTGCAACGACAGGGCAGCGTGCCGCAGGCAACGCAACATCTGCCAG GCTCGCCACGCTTTGGCTCCTCGCCgggcatcagcagcagcagcaacaaccacaCCGATAGCTCAGCCGCCGCCGgcaatcagcagcagcaacaacagcatcagcagcagcagcatcagcagcaacagcagctgatGAACGGCCTGAGCATGTcgccgcatccgcatccgcaccCGGCCATGATGGGCGTGGGCGGCATGGGCAGTGGCGGCGGCAATGGCATCATTGGTCTCGGCGGCGGGGGCGGTGGCAACTACGGCGGTGGCTATGGTCAGTcccagccgcagcagcagcagcagcaggcgaaTGATTTCTATGGTCGGGTGCAGACCG CTGGCAATGGCGGTGCCGGAGTGGCCGGTGGCAGTGCCAATTCTGAGTTCGTCAAGCAGGAGCTGCGTGCAGTGGTCAGTGTGCGGGCCCAGCAGGCGGCTGCGGCGGCCACGGGCGGAGCCGGCGTTGGAGGCGGAGTGGTGCAGCGAGGACAGACGCCGCAGAGTCCGCTGCAGCAGGGACCGGGGatcggcggtggcggcggagtGGTTGGGGGTGTGGCCAACAGTACAAACGCCATGGGCAATCTCACGCCCACGGGCAGCGGCAATGTCAGCAACAACTCCATGCTCAACACGCCGCCAGATCCAACGATGGGCTTCAGCTTCGAGACGC cTGACTTCTTCACCAGCAGTGCTACAAGGTGA